The Macadamia integrifolia cultivar HAES 741 chromosome 4, SCU_Mint_v3, whole genome shotgun sequence genome contains the following window.
cgaccccattaagttgggataaggctttgttgttgttgttgttgtcattgttgttgttgttgtatatgcAAATCAAGAGAatggaaaatagaagaaaaaaagtaacACCAACAAGATACCAACAGTGTACCTTAGCGaaacaggatttttttttttattggataagAAAATTCACAGATACTACAAGTCAAGATTTCATACAAACCTGTAAAACCTGGCAATTCTCCAAAGTGCTCTTGCCGCCCTGAAATGAGAAAATTAGAAATACCCTCAATCAGCAATTTGAACAATGGCTTCAAATGATCAAGATGACTAAAGCACTCAAGTTaaggaggaaaaagaagggatGCAAATGGCAGGTTGGTAGGTAGGTAACTAACTATTCATTATGGTGGCCAACTAGATAAATCATattgttctttaaaaaaaaaatgtagaaggTAGCTTCTTACTGtataatatataggaaaataaaactCAAACATGAGCAGAAAAAAACGGAAGCAACAGTGATCCTTCTACTTGGTTTAGTTATGGGATCACTGAAAGGGCAAGGTTCACTTATCTTGACATCAACACATCAGAAGTAAAGTTGGAATAAAGTATCCAATCCCAAAGTGACTACTAGAGGCACATTAAAACACAATGTATATAATAAATGGGCAGTACCAGATCCTTCTACTTGGTTATAGTTATGGGATCACTGAAAGGGCAAGGTTCACTTATCTTGACATCAACACATCAGAAGTAAAGTTTGAATTAAGTATCTGATCCCAAAGTTACCACTAGAGGCACATTATAACACAAAGTATATAATAACTGGGCAGTACCAGTTTGCTTACTAATGAGGAAGCTACAATAAGACTAGTGATCAAAGATTCATCAAAACAGCAAGAAGGCAAAAATCCCAGGGGAGGGTGGAGAACTTATGGCTGACATATCCAGGAAGAGTAGAAGATTTCTTAAAGACCTAAAAACATTGAGGTTTCTATATTAGATAATAAGCATCAAATAAAAGTTTGCCTGATCTCTCCAGCATGCTGACTATTAAATAAGGAAACAACTTCACAAAACTatgctttctctcttctcttcccaaaaACCAGCATCAAAACAGAGACAACTTCacaaatacaaaaagaaaaatcccaacaTCAACATCCACAAAAGCACTGCTAATTCTGCACCATATAATCAAGGATACATTATCAAATGGGAAACTTCCTGAAGAAGATTCAACACATCGGACCAGGACAACATTCCCATTtttccccttcccccctccccccgccccccggccaccataaaaaaaaaataagtaataTAGATATATTTAGATAATTTATCAAAGACGAAATAAAAGCAACTGATGTTATAGAAGTAGGCCCGTTGTTAGAATTTGTTTTATGCAATGCAGAAAACGCACAAGGAAGGTGATCAAATgccctagagagagagagagagagagagaaataaataattatatatatatatatatacagttgTATCATCCAAAGTGAGCATGAATATTCACTCTATCTTTCTGGAATACAAGTATATCGATGAGAAAATTATATAATCCATAGTACCATACAGAATGAGGATGACTATTCAATTCACTATATCTTTCTGGGATACAAGTTATACGTCATCAGCTCACTTCCTGGAAAGAGGAAAACTACAATTGGAGCTACTGAAACCGGTGACTTGAGAAAGTTATGTAAATGTAAACAATTTGAATACTTAAATAGAAACGAAAACCATTGAGTATCATACCCAAATCATAAAGGAAACTAGCTGAACTCAGCTCATCTCCGTTATCAAATTCATATGGGAACAGATGGAACCTTAACTACAACAAGTGAACTATCACCAGCCATTCTTCACTCTAAAATTATCACAATGATGGTAGCTTGTTATAACTTGCAGAAGACTCGAAATTATCCACTATCCTACTGTAGCACTAAAATGATTAGTCAATTTCATTCTTCCAATAAATATGCAACTAGACAGAGTAGCATAGCTAACATATCATGTCTCTTCCTGATGTAAACATAAATTATATACCCCAATTTCACAAAAACACAGGAAGAAAGCAAActactttgaaaaaaaaaataaaaaaaaaacccaacaacaacaacaacagaaagAAGTCAAAGGACAAtggaatttaaaaattaaatgatCATATATATACCTTGGAATAGGGAACAATGTGATCATAATCGTGACAGAGACAACCAGGGCATCCCACTAGCTTTCGAAAGACGATATTGCCAAGCGCGTCGCGCCTCCAACGGTCGGGGTCACGGCCTTTGATCTTCTCCGCCTTCTCCCAGCACTGCAGCTTGACACTGTAAGGGAAACTTCTTGGATTGGGGTTAGGGTTGCTATTGTCATCAGGTGAGATTCGAAGACCTGCGAACCCATCAATGTCTTCGGCCACGAATTCAGTGTCGAGAAGGGACGCGGTAGGGGAACGAGAAACCCTAGAATGGCGAGACCCACCAGGTGGCCTAGACTCGAACCCAAACGAATCGACCGTCCTGTCCCTGATGGGAGATGATGtgcttctctttttcccttcctttcttggcctcatttctaatttcagtcccCACTACTCTTCTCACTTATCTCACACTCCCTAGATTCAATTTAATGAATGTTAAGTTGTGAAGTATCAACTTTT
Protein-coding sequences here:
- the LOC122075548 gene encoding uncharacterized protein LOC122075548 — translated: MRPRKEGKKRSTSSPIRDRTVDSFGFESRPPGGSRHSRVSRSPTASLLDTEFVAEDIDGFAGLRISPDDNSNPNPNPRSFPYSVKLQCWEKAEKIKGRDPDRWRRDALGNIVFRKLVGCPGCLCHDYDHIVPYSKGGKSTLENCQVLQATVNRSKGNKTEISRADLIQKSSYCRVSGRDMDLLELSAFGNVRRGQDSGGCSIQ